The Aptenodytes patagonicus chromosome 10, bAptPat1.pri.cur, whole genome shotgun sequence genome includes a region encoding these proteins:
- the C10H15orf39 gene encoding uncharacterized protein C15orf39 homolog isoform X2, with amino-acid sequence MASKRHLESLDPVIFNKLPRLETEPTAGFPNGLCKSSPVPNPGSENHFNYKGSYFACPLQSPDGPEQPLVRWSPSAAYLHYGTGAGSQPTPAEGSLVSCLLYRPESLGTGLQPPGAEKGKDSLMRELLMAREKWTSPPPAPGHPFPVKKPVAVNKAAPLAVPKPVYRAPACFVDPRMALPLGPQAESLQQRPGDADWALPAAAPTSHPLRPGEPRSGTGLHKRGPHSDPSLPPLHPSLALPAKEKVGSPIAFSPYYAAFEKYRAPPGSPFLEASCPAAHSQRKVPEVPSLSPDPWLNLQPPTASPAYRERPPSCYPHTHYPLPLHKAALLYHPPAPSVEAQPSTLPGAYKGFGFAGSGEPFPGTYLKPQAPRSYFPGPLDTYVPRAAGAGVVASPPAKSAALPRDAEPPQRAGYLPSPGFAFSPGDTAIFGTSFAGTEPGCQQHPAESPRRRAAARHNSAFQPVCAPEKVPGGSGGLTETFPKGEGGWVKPSRGEQEPPYPGRRRASPAPQESPRGGPPAPIIVGKGDTCKVKDTAKELVPPSAAASPPEGLKVPRDGEVSPSSPPMPVINNVFSLAPYRDYLEGTEGSAQVPFSKEHLRGNTPPRIAGSSCEPAALGDVSVMSSLLPTGTAAGRALKTSSSAVQSQGENCYGRVPEKPKLVPQDLGSQRGSPGGAGSGEPVPEDVALDLSLKKRLVKAGETQGPVGRTEGTPDGEGAEEEKEGPEGKTRVGEGAKPPTLPSLLGVGSGDKSNFQSSATFMFKKYKILRSLPPSTVPPRQAGSPRAPRPSPPPPAPSGSIPTPLPRTPSASPPASSPPTPQPGPQPSTSALRGARLDLQQPPLHEAPRASGEESISLPRQCEAPAPQTSAGQYFATLHTSLCDIISCSVSRSSPELLREWLKKAEPAEELGEMPKSPPKPKNGSKIPEPQKPTKGKEIWLAFQDVAALLTNLLSQLETFMFARKCPFPHVVRAGAVFIPIHVVKEKLFPKLAGASVDHVLQEHKVELRPTTLSEERHLRDLELKSCTSRMLKLLALKQLPDIYPDLLNLHWHDSIRQQLGSSSQAGQHPPK; translated from the exons ATGGCTTCAAAACGGCACTTGGAGTCTCTGGACCCTGTGATTTTCAACAAGCTACCTCGGCTGGAGACGGAGCCCACCGCCGGCTTCCCCAACGGCCTCTGCAAATCCAGCCCTGTGCCCAACCCTGGCTCCGAAAACCATTTCAACTACAAGGGCTCCTACTTCGCCTGCCCGCTGCAAAGCCCCGATGGCCCCGAGCAGCCCCTGGTGCGCTGGAGCCCATCGGCCGCCTACCTGCACTATGGCACCGGTGCCGGCAGCCAGCCCACGCCGGCGGAGGGGTCGCTGGTGAGCTGCCTGCTGTACCGACCCGAGAGCCTGGGGACCGGGCTGCAGCCCCCGGGCGCCGAAAAGGGCAAGGACAGCCTGATGCGGGAGCTGCTGATGGCGAGGGAGAAGTGGACCagcccgccgccggctccggggCACCCCTTCCCGGTGAAGAAGCCGGTGGCGGTGAACAAGGCGGCCCCCCTGGCCGTCCCCAAGCCGGTGTACAGAGCCCCGGCGTGCTTCGTGGACCCCAGGATGGCCCTGCCGCTGGGACCCCAGGCAGAGAGCCTGCAGCAGAGACCGGGGGATGCAGACTGGGCTCTGCCTGCCGCCGCCCCCACCAGCCACCCTCTCCGCCCCGGCGAGCCCCGCAGCGGCACCGGGCTGCACAAGAGGGGTCCCCACTCCGACCCTAGCCTCCCGCCGCTGCACCCCAGCCTGGCGCTGCCCGCCAAGGAGAAGGTGGGCTCCCCCATCGCCTTCTCCCCCTACTACGCCGCCTTTGAGAAATACAGGGCCCCCCCTGGTAGCCCCTTCCTGGAAGCCAGCTGCCCCGCGGCCCACAGCCAGAGGAAGGTGCCTGAGGTCCCCAGCCTCAGCCCGGACCCCTGGCTCAATCTCCAGCCGCCCACTGCCAGCCCGGCGTACCGGGAGAGGCCACCATCGTGCTACCCGCACACCCACTACCCGCTGCCTCTCCATAAGGCTGCCCTCCTCTACCACCCCCCGGCTCCCTCTGTGGAGgcacagcccagcaccctgcctggcGCCTACAAAGGCTTCGGCTTTGCAGGAAGCGGGGAGCCCTTCCCTGGCACTTACCTTAAGCCCCAAGCCCCAAGGAGCTACTTTCCCGGCCCCTTGGACACCTATGTGCCAAGGGCAGCCGGTGCTGGTGTGGTGGCATCACCGCCTGCCAAGTCGGCGGCGCTGCCGAGGGATGCCGAGCCGCCGCAGCGAGCCGGCTACTTGCCGAGCCCCGGCTTTGCCTTCAGCCCCGGCGACACGGCCATATTCGGCACCTCCTTCGCTGGCACGGAGCcgggctgccagcagcacccgGCGGAAAGTCCCCGGCGGCGAGCGGCGGCAAGGCACAACAGCGCTTTCCAACCCGTCTGTGCCCCAGAGAAGGTGCCCGGGGGCTCCGGTGGGCTCACAGAGACCTTTCCCAAAGGTGAAGGGGGCTGGGTGAAACCCAGCCGGGGAGAGCAGGAGCCCCCCtacccagggaggaggagggccagccCAGCCCCCCAGGAGAGCCCCCGCGGGGGACCACCGGCTCCCATCATCGTAGGGAAGGGAGATACCTGCAAGGTCAAGGATACAGCCAAGGAGCTTGTCCCCCCTTCTGCGGCTGCCTCCCCCCCGGAGGGGCTGAAAGTCCCGAGGGACGGCGaggtttctccttcctccccacccatgCCAGTGATCAACAACGTCTTCAGCCTGGCACCTTACCGAGACTACCTGGAGGGGACCGAGGGCTCAGCCCAGGTCCCCttctccaaggagcatctgcggGGGAACACCCCACCCCGAATCGCAGGGAGCAGCTGCGAGCCCGCTGCCCTCGGAGACGTCTCGGTGATGTCCAGCCTGCTGCCCACGGGGACGGCGGCCGGCCGGGCGCTGAAGACAAGCAGCAGTGCGGTCCAGAGCCAAGGGGAAAACTGTTATGGAAGGGTCcctgaaaagccaaagcttgTGCCCCAAGACCTGGGGTCTCAGaggggcagccccggcggggcagggagcggggagccggTCCCCGAGGATGTCGCGCTGGACCTCAGCTTGAAGAAGAGACTGGTGAAAGCTGGGGAGACCCAGGGACCTGTCGGACGCACGGAGGGGACGCCAGATGGGGAGGgtgcggaggaggagaaggagggtcCAGAGGGGAAGACGAGGGTGGGAGAGGGGGCCAAGCCCCCGACACTGCCCTCGCTGCTTGGGGTGGGCTCTGGGGACAAGAGCAACTTCCAGAGCTCGGCCACCTTCATGTTCAAAAAATACAAGATCCTGCGCTCCCTCCCGCCCAGCACCGTGCCCCCCCGGCAGGCTGGTAGCCCCCGTGCCCCCCGGCCCAGCCCACCGCCACCAGCCCCCTCCGGCAGCATCCCCACACCACTGCCGCGGACCCCCTCCGCCTCCCCGCCGGCCAGCAGCCCCCCGAccccgcagcccggcccccagcccagcacctccGCTCTGCGGGGGGCTCGCCTGGACCTGCAGCAGCCCCCGCTGCACGAAGCCCCCCGCGCGTCGGGAGAGGAGAGCATCTCGCTGCCCAGGCAGTGTGAGGCCCCTGCCCCGCAGACCTCCGCCGGTCAGTATTTCGCCACCCTGCACACCTCGCTCTGCGACATTATTTCATGCTCGGTGTCCAGGTCCTCCCCGGAGCTCCTGCGGGAGTGGTTGAAGAAGGCAGAGCCGGCGGAGGAGCTCGGAGAGATGCCCAAATCCCCCCCCAAGCCCAAGAACGGCTCCAAGATCCCCGAACCTCAGAAGCCCACCAAAGGCAAGGAGATCTGGCTGGCTTTCCAGGATGTGGCCGCTCTTCTCACCAACCTGCTCTCTCAGCTGGAGACCTTCATGTTCGCTCGCAAGTGTCCTTTCCCCCACGTAGTCCGGGCAGGGGCCGTCTTCATCCCCATCCACGTGGTGAAGGAGAAGCTCTTCCCCAAGCTCGCCGGAGCCTCCGTTGACCACGTGCTCCAGGAGCACAAGGTGGAGCTGCGCCCCACCACGCTCTCGGAGGAGAGGCACCTGAGGGACCTGGAGCTGAAGAGCTGCACGTCACGCATGCTGAAGCTCCTGGCGCTCAAGCAGCTCCCTGACATCTACCCGGACCTGCTGAACCTCCACTGGCACGACTCCATCAGGCAGCAGCTCG GTTCAAGCTCGCAGGCTGGCCAGCATCCCCCCAAATAG
- the C10H15orf39 gene encoding uncharacterized protein C15orf39 homolog isoform X1, translating into MASKRHLESLDPVIFNKLPRLETEPTAGFPNGLCKSSPVPNPGSENHFNYKGSYFACPLQSPDGPEQPLVRWSPSAAYLHYGTGAGSQPTPAEGSLVSCLLYRPESLGTGLQPPGAEKGKDSLMRELLMAREKWTSPPPAPGHPFPVKKPVAVNKAAPLAVPKPVYRAPACFVDPRMALPLGPQAESLQQRPGDADWALPAAAPTSHPLRPGEPRSGTGLHKRGPHSDPSLPPLHPSLALPAKEKVGSPIAFSPYYAAFEKYRAPPGSPFLEASCPAAHSQRKVPEVPSLSPDPWLNLQPPTASPAYRERPPSCYPHTHYPLPLHKAALLYHPPAPSVEAQPSTLPGAYKGFGFAGSGEPFPGTYLKPQAPRSYFPGPLDTYVPRAAGAGVVASPPAKSAALPRDAEPPQRAGYLPSPGFAFSPGDTAIFGTSFAGTEPGCQQHPAESPRRRAAARHNSAFQPVCAPEKVPGGSGGLTETFPKGEGGWVKPSRGEQEPPYPGRRRASPAPQESPRGGPPAPIIVGKGDTCKVKDTAKELVPPSAAASPPEGLKVPRDGEVSPSSPPMPVINNVFSLAPYRDYLEGTEGSAQVPFSKEHLRGNTPPRIAGSSCEPAALGDVSVMSSLLPTGTAAGRALKTSSSAVQSQGENCYGRVPEKPKLVPQDLGSQRGSPGGAGSGEPVPEDVALDLSLKKRLVKAGETQGPVGRTEGTPDGEGAEEEKEGPEGKTRVGEGAKPPTLPSLLGVGSGDKSNFQSSATFMFKKYKILRSLPPSTVPPRQAGSPRAPRPSPPPPAPSGSIPTPLPRTPSASPPASSPPTPQPGPQPSTSALRGARLDLQQPPLHEAPRASGEESISLPRQCEAPAPQTSAGQYFATLHTSLCDIISCSVSRSSPELLREWLKKAEPAEELGEMPKSPPKPKNGSKIPEPQKPTKGKEIWLAFQDVAALLTNLLSQLETFMFARKCPFPHVVRAGAVFIPIHVVKEKLFPKLAGASVDHVLQEHKVELRPTTLSEERHLRDLELKSCTSRMLKLLALKQLPDIYPDLLNLHWHDSIRQQLGSPDVQALKADGKAIATGSTKEKEALRTVSRATAEPPAREDGKGTVPLVPRAGSPPGSDADAEGKQAITSRPAGRRSAPTGGEPCTRGWGQLLPGCRCLEATGTAGTLRGRCSGWRTAAGTRDPEVPQGP; encoded by the exons ATGGCTTCAAAACGGCACTTGGAGTCTCTGGACCCTGTGATTTTCAACAAGCTACCTCGGCTGGAGACGGAGCCCACCGCCGGCTTCCCCAACGGCCTCTGCAAATCCAGCCCTGTGCCCAACCCTGGCTCCGAAAACCATTTCAACTACAAGGGCTCCTACTTCGCCTGCCCGCTGCAAAGCCCCGATGGCCCCGAGCAGCCCCTGGTGCGCTGGAGCCCATCGGCCGCCTACCTGCACTATGGCACCGGTGCCGGCAGCCAGCCCACGCCGGCGGAGGGGTCGCTGGTGAGCTGCCTGCTGTACCGACCCGAGAGCCTGGGGACCGGGCTGCAGCCCCCGGGCGCCGAAAAGGGCAAGGACAGCCTGATGCGGGAGCTGCTGATGGCGAGGGAGAAGTGGACCagcccgccgccggctccggggCACCCCTTCCCGGTGAAGAAGCCGGTGGCGGTGAACAAGGCGGCCCCCCTGGCCGTCCCCAAGCCGGTGTACAGAGCCCCGGCGTGCTTCGTGGACCCCAGGATGGCCCTGCCGCTGGGACCCCAGGCAGAGAGCCTGCAGCAGAGACCGGGGGATGCAGACTGGGCTCTGCCTGCCGCCGCCCCCACCAGCCACCCTCTCCGCCCCGGCGAGCCCCGCAGCGGCACCGGGCTGCACAAGAGGGGTCCCCACTCCGACCCTAGCCTCCCGCCGCTGCACCCCAGCCTGGCGCTGCCCGCCAAGGAGAAGGTGGGCTCCCCCATCGCCTTCTCCCCCTACTACGCCGCCTTTGAGAAATACAGGGCCCCCCCTGGTAGCCCCTTCCTGGAAGCCAGCTGCCCCGCGGCCCACAGCCAGAGGAAGGTGCCTGAGGTCCCCAGCCTCAGCCCGGACCCCTGGCTCAATCTCCAGCCGCCCACTGCCAGCCCGGCGTACCGGGAGAGGCCACCATCGTGCTACCCGCACACCCACTACCCGCTGCCTCTCCATAAGGCTGCCCTCCTCTACCACCCCCCGGCTCCCTCTGTGGAGgcacagcccagcaccctgcctggcGCCTACAAAGGCTTCGGCTTTGCAGGAAGCGGGGAGCCCTTCCCTGGCACTTACCTTAAGCCCCAAGCCCCAAGGAGCTACTTTCCCGGCCCCTTGGACACCTATGTGCCAAGGGCAGCCGGTGCTGGTGTGGTGGCATCACCGCCTGCCAAGTCGGCGGCGCTGCCGAGGGATGCCGAGCCGCCGCAGCGAGCCGGCTACTTGCCGAGCCCCGGCTTTGCCTTCAGCCCCGGCGACACGGCCATATTCGGCACCTCCTTCGCTGGCACGGAGCcgggctgccagcagcacccgGCGGAAAGTCCCCGGCGGCGAGCGGCGGCAAGGCACAACAGCGCTTTCCAACCCGTCTGTGCCCCAGAGAAGGTGCCCGGGGGCTCCGGTGGGCTCACAGAGACCTTTCCCAAAGGTGAAGGGGGCTGGGTGAAACCCAGCCGGGGAGAGCAGGAGCCCCCCtacccagggaggaggagggccagccCAGCCCCCCAGGAGAGCCCCCGCGGGGGACCACCGGCTCCCATCATCGTAGGGAAGGGAGATACCTGCAAGGTCAAGGATACAGCCAAGGAGCTTGTCCCCCCTTCTGCGGCTGCCTCCCCCCCGGAGGGGCTGAAAGTCCCGAGGGACGGCGaggtttctccttcctccccacccatgCCAGTGATCAACAACGTCTTCAGCCTGGCACCTTACCGAGACTACCTGGAGGGGACCGAGGGCTCAGCCCAGGTCCCCttctccaaggagcatctgcggGGGAACACCCCACCCCGAATCGCAGGGAGCAGCTGCGAGCCCGCTGCCCTCGGAGACGTCTCGGTGATGTCCAGCCTGCTGCCCACGGGGACGGCGGCCGGCCGGGCGCTGAAGACAAGCAGCAGTGCGGTCCAGAGCCAAGGGGAAAACTGTTATGGAAGGGTCcctgaaaagccaaagcttgTGCCCCAAGACCTGGGGTCTCAGaggggcagccccggcggggcagggagcggggagccggTCCCCGAGGATGTCGCGCTGGACCTCAGCTTGAAGAAGAGACTGGTGAAAGCTGGGGAGACCCAGGGACCTGTCGGACGCACGGAGGGGACGCCAGATGGGGAGGgtgcggaggaggagaaggagggtcCAGAGGGGAAGACGAGGGTGGGAGAGGGGGCCAAGCCCCCGACACTGCCCTCGCTGCTTGGGGTGGGCTCTGGGGACAAGAGCAACTTCCAGAGCTCGGCCACCTTCATGTTCAAAAAATACAAGATCCTGCGCTCCCTCCCGCCCAGCACCGTGCCCCCCCGGCAGGCTGGTAGCCCCCGTGCCCCCCGGCCCAGCCCACCGCCACCAGCCCCCTCCGGCAGCATCCCCACACCACTGCCGCGGACCCCCTCCGCCTCCCCGCCGGCCAGCAGCCCCCCGAccccgcagcccggcccccagcccagcacctccGCTCTGCGGGGGGCTCGCCTGGACCTGCAGCAGCCCCCGCTGCACGAAGCCCCCCGCGCGTCGGGAGAGGAGAGCATCTCGCTGCCCAGGCAGTGTGAGGCCCCTGCCCCGCAGACCTCCGCCGGTCAGTATTTCGCCACCCTGCACACCTCGCTCTGCGACATTATTTCATGCTCGGTGTCCAGGTCCTCCCCGGAGCTCCTGCGGGAGTGGTTGAAGAAGGCAGAGCCGGCGGAGGAGCTCGGAGAGATGCCCAAATCCCCCCCCAAGCCCAAGAACGGCTCCAAGATCCCCGAACCTCAGAAGCCCACCAAAGGCAAGGAGATCTGGCTGGCTTTCCAGGATGTGGCCGCTCTTCTCACCAACCTGCTCTCTCAGCTGGAGACCTTCATGTTCGCTCGCAAGTGTCCTTTCCCCCACGTAGTCCGGGCAGGGGCCGTCTTCATCCCCATCCACGTGGTGAAGGAGAAGCTCTTCCCCAAGCTCGCCGGAGCCTCCGTTGACCACGTGCTCCAGGAGCACAAGGTGGAGCTGCGCCCCACCACGCTCTCGGAGGAGAGGCACCTGAGGGACCTGGAGCTGAAGAGCTGCACGTCACGCATGCTGAAGCTCCTGGCGCTCAAGCAGCTCCCTGACATCTACCCGGACCTGCTGAACCTCCACTGGCACGACTCCATCAGGCAGCAGCTCG GTAGCCCTGATGTGCAGGCACTGAAAGCTGATGGCAAAGCGATAGCCACGGGTAGCACGAAGGAAAAGGAGGCGCTAAGGACCGTGTCAAGGGCAACAGCCGAGCCGCCCGCCCGCGAGGACGGGAAGGGGACGGTCCCCCTCGTCCCCAGAGCAGGGTCCCCTCCCGGCAGCGATGCGGATGCCGAGGGGAAGCAGGCGATCACCAGCAGACCTGCAGGGAGACGCTCGGCTCCCACCGGCGGGGAGCCTTGCACCCGAGGGTGGGGACAGCTCCTCCCGGGATGCCGGTGCCTGGAGGCCACCGGCACCGCAGGGACCCTCCGAGGACGATGCTCGGGGTGGAGAACAGCGGCAGGGACGCGCGACCCAGAGGTGCCCCAGGGGCCATGA